The sequence TCTATGGTTTGTATTAACGTCCTCCGTCGAACCAGCACCTCTTTAGCAGCATCATATTGTGCAATCTATGAGGAACAAGAGGTATAACTGATCACAGATCAGGGAAGATGATGTTTCATAAGGTAAATCTATCTCtcctgggttttttttaatgaagtgaaACTTTAGAGCCCCTGAGAATCTAAAGATCACGCACACGCACAGGAGAACAGGTAAATATGTGTCTGGTGGGAAAATGAATCCTGTGGTAAGACACGGTTGATGTGCTGCTTTGCAATGAAAACCAACACATCTGATCAAAACTTGAAAAGATGACAAGATAATTCCTCTTTAGGGAAAGGACAAATTGCAGTTTATGAACAAGTGATTTTAGGCAGAGCGTAGAGATAATTAAAGCAGCCAAAACCTTCTCATTCAAACGCAAAAAAAGTTTAAGAACACAGTTGACGTAAAGCTGAATGTTGGATGACCACATAATTGATGCTCAGGCtctaaatatgaatttaaatctATCCACATGCGCTCCCTTCTGGCTGTTCACTGACTATTATATAAGTTCTTTCTTTCATAGATGTCCTTTTTTACCAGTCAGTGATGACTTAACTGACTAATTGCCGAGTCGATGCCTCAGTCACTTATTGagccaaaatgccaaatatttgttGGTACCAGCCTTTTAAATGTGACAATTTGCTGCTTTGCTCTATTCAATATCACCATCAAAGGGATAGCTTTAGGTTTTGGGCAAAATAAGCATTTTGAAACGGTCACTTCTGGGAATTTGTTTGCACCGAATGATCGAACTAATCcccaaaaaataattaataaattaatacaaCATCAGAATATCCATTGCAGCCCTATTACTTATCTATTAACCCGATCCTCATCAATCCTTGgagttattatttattttatgttaaacAAGGAAATGTCAAGAGTACATTTAATATATCTGACGCTGTCCTTTACTCTACAACTCTAtagctgtgaaataaaaaggaagcAGGCAGAGGATACACGTAACTGCGATACTGAAAACAAATACTTCTGATTTCTTTGCATCACAAACAATCACTTTTTTAGATCAGAGTGTGGGAGGACAAACCAGACAGCATTTTTGATGAAAATCTATTGCACACCAAGCACTGGCTCTTGCAAGATCAAAATTTTTTTATGCAGCACCAACAAGAGCACACAGTTCTCCAGCAACAAATCATGACAATAGAAGAGAGCAGAATAGACAAATATCAGACTCCATTCGTAGTAGCCTGTATTCCTGAAAAGATGGCTGTGCATGTAGAAATGTTTACTTCCTGTCAGTTCTCTCCAGCGCAGCTCGGGTGAGAGCTTCCTGTTTTGCTGGCGAGTGAGAAAACGAGATGGTGCTAAAATTCTTCCACGTTTTGTTTAACAAAACTGTCCCACCCCGGCCTCAACCTGTTACCTCCTTTGACCCACAGCCAAGGAGCTTACTGTAATTATAGCTGTCCTCCTGTAGAACGAAAGGAGAACAAAAACACTGGGAGGACAACACGTCAACGGCCCAAATAAACACATGTTTAAAAAGAATGAAGAGCACAGCTCCCAATTTAGGGTCCTACCATCCCTCCTGATTTATTTTGAGggtgtgttgctgttttgaGGATTGTCTGCAATATTTTAAACATGACTGGACAAATCTAATGTCCTGACAAGCTCAAGGAGGCACTCATCCATGATGCTGAGTGAACAACAATGGTACTTTTCATGGCTTCCGATGCAGCGCCACAGGGTGAAGTGAGGCTGCTGCACTTCTACTTCAGTGTATTTATCTGGTCTGTCTCCTCTTTACATAAACAGCGCCCTCTATGGTCACCTCATCAGTACTGTCAAAGTGCCCTGCTCTCTTCtttcatatttaaacatttttatattcaagaGATTTCTCctataatttgattttaaagcaTACTCCTGCAGATATCtatcatttatgtgtgtgttttactacTTCACAACTTTGCCCAAGAGCATTGTTTTAGGGAGATAAACACAGTTTTATGCATTATAAATGGCACAAGAGATTAAAATGTAACAAGCTTTATAGTATTAAAGCCTAGTTTTAAAACAGACAATTCAATGTAGACACTACATTAGTATAAAGGATGTGTTGGAAAGTATAGTCTATGAATTTTTTGTAGTTTGAAtaaggaaatgtttattttcctcaCTGTATGATTATACTCATTTATGGGTGAACATGCACATTTTAGAAATTGTTATTAATAAGGTAAAAACTGATGTATGATGTATGATGCCTGATGGTTTGTGGATTGGATGTGAATATTTCCTACAGCAGTTGATAATCATTCAGGGTAAATTTCACACCCTTAAATCTAAACGAACGGGCGAGAAACTTTTCACCATGTTGTTGTACAgctacatatataatatatttataactGCTAACAAAATACTATTTTCTGTGCAAAGGATTAATTAACAGAGATATAGATTTCCTTTATGTTTTCCAGGTCTCTCAGTTGGTATAAGCTTCTTCCTCATCGGAAATGTCATGTACACCCCCGCGCCAGATATGAAATGGTATCGTCCAAAGATGGCAGCCTCCGTGTGGAAACAGTGTGTGACCACTGCAGTCAAAGTTAAATGTTTATCTCCGTCTGTTTCAGGTAAACACATCTTACACCTGGCCACGAGGAAATTCAAGCCttatttaattgcatttttttatttaacttcgGTCGTTATTGTTCTTATTTGGACGTTTTGGCAGGACGAGCCAAGTGTCCCCAGTTCATATTATATGCTAGCTAACTGTATGTAGCAACATTAGCCTGCACAACTGAGGTTTCATCGTTGTCGTTAATGCCGCTTGGAGTGAAATATTTGTATCTCTATGACCTGGTGACACTGTTTGTCTTTGCAGCCAGAAGATGGTTGCTGTCAGCCGCTTACACAGATGCCAAAATATGGGAGGCAAGAGAGAAAGATCCTCAGAACCTGGGTGAGTTTAAAACTGGCTACAGTGTTCACATATCACATCTAATGAACGGTCCAGCTAGCAATAAGTAGAGTCTCAAACATGGAGGGAGGTGAGGATTGTGCTACATTGTCCAGGAGGACCTGTTCGATCACCTTGTTGATCCacacaaagtcattttaatCCTGAAGTGGCACTGGGTTCAAATCCCTTTCATGTTCTCCTCATGCCTGGGAGGGTTGAagtcctcccacagtccaaacaaaGGTGATGTAGAGACTCTAAATTACTCATTAGTCCATCTATATGTGTGTAGACTGGTCAGCACATAAAGACAATGATGGACAGGCCCTGAAGGCTGCACAGGAAACATCGGCTGTAAATGAGCGCACATTTCTCAGCTACATATGATCTATTTGGTCTTTAAGTATGAATTGCAAAAGATGCACCCCCCACATTGGGGGTGTCGTTGGTGATATCAAAGTTGAATATTGATTGCCgtaaaaaaatgaaagttgGCTAGAATGCCActttctttgttgtgttttctacttTGATCCAATATTTCCAGATTTAATCTATTGCGTTGCCAATTTTATGTTCTATTTTTAGGGAAAGTTTTGATGAAGTGTAGCttaatattgtgtgttttgttctagCACAAAATTAAGCACTCATTTAGGCCAAGTTTATTTTGTTGCATAGAAAATTAGGTTTTGATATTGTCAATATTGTCTGGATATTGGAGCTTAAACTCAAGTACACTAGCACAGATACTGAAAATGCTCTAACGATACCTTATGATAGCCCTACCTCAATCACCTACACTTGTGTCGGACATATATCCACATATAGAAGTATTGATTTCAGGTTATTTCATGTAAAAAGAATGGAGATGTGTTGCATGAGTCCAGCATTAAatgttcacagtgtgtgtgtacctgatcAGCACAGGGTGGCAGTGTAACCCTGCAGCCACATGCAACACACAGATCAGTAACTGTCCAATACTGTGGCTGTGAATACACACAGCCTGTCATGGCTTAATTCAAATCAACAATACTTAAGCTTAAGTTTTAAATTGATCACAACTGATGATGAAGCACTTGATGATATAATTCAATACATTTCGCTTTCGTACTGTTTTGTCTCCTGCAAGTGTATTAAATTTGCATCTCATGCTGTAAAATGCCTTCTGGATAGTGAGTTCATTAGGCTACATGATAAACTGTATAATagtgttgttgatgttgttttttaaattatagcTGTACTGGCCAGCGTAATGGACAGAACATATGACAGGAAGTTCCCAGTTAGCTCTCTGACTGTGTCACGGGTAAGCTGCATCTGGATAATCACTGATAGATCAGCGCATAAATTTGAATTTGATGGCAGTAGAGACAAGATAGTAGCATTTATATTTACTgtctttgtttcagtttgttgACAACGTTTCATCTCGAGAGGAAGTTGATCAAGCAGAGTACTACCTTTACAAGTAAGAGGAAACATTTTCACTCTTCCTGCATCAAGTTTCTGCATCTTCATTTCTGTGTCAGgtttctgcagctgtgtggTACCAACTGTTGTGCTTTTCTTGGAATGAATTGTCTGtttggtttgtctgttttcGGTTTATGTTCGGTcacatgcttttctttgttcGGGTCAACTCCAGACCTTTCCTGTTTACTCCTTCCTCTGGAGTCTGCACCCATTCTTCTGATTACAAGATTTTGTATATTTCCCAATCGCACCCTTGTTCAgaccacattcattttcataatcGGGTGAGAAGAAAATAACTACGTCTCCACTTTAGTTTATAAATAACATTAATTATTCTCACATCTAactgttttttatgtgtttgggCTGTATTTCAGTTCTTATTGGTGATTGTTTATATGAGGAAGCTGTCAAATTTGTTCCTCTCGTGGCTCAGGAACTTAAACGGTTTACCACAGACTTGTGACATCCAAATGTAGTTGCATattatctctctcttcctcacatctttcttattgttttatctCTACACGTTGTGATGGATCTGTTTATCCCTCCAGGTTTCGTCACAGTCCAAACTGTTGGTACCTGAGAGACTGGACCGTTCATAGTTGGATCAGACAGTGTATAAAATACGGGGCCAGGGAGAAGGCCCTGCACACGCTTAAAAACAAGGTACACAACACATTATAATCCCTCCATTTATTCTTAAGACAATAAACTGGACACAGGTTCAAAATTGGAAGACTCCTTCGTCAATCTAAAGGAAATTCATCTTTATAAGCAGAAAGGAAATCTGATCAGAGGCTCCTTATCAGGGCTGACGGTTGCAGTTATCAGTGTGAGCGATCACAGATCCAATCTTAACCACCCAGATGCTTTCTCAAACTGATCTGAGCAGCATAAATAAcatcaaacatgtttgacattttcagcccAGCATGCATACTCTTCCTGAATGAGTAGTATGAGCCAATGACGTGcttacagtgaaataaatggGAGCATGAGTATGGCTGCCTCTGTTGTTAGTTTGATATAGGTCACGTTTCATGTGAGATTAGAGGTCTGACGTCAGTGATGCTTTAGGAatcagcagtgatgtcacaacCTTTACCAAATCATGTAAGGTAACAGTAAATGTTCACGGATaaatatggattaaaaaaatcatgtcCTACCTGTGCAATACATATTCaaaatctgtgtttgtatgtgtgcaggtCCAGTATGGAATATTCCCAGATGACTTCACCTTCAACCTGCTCATAGATTCCTACATTAAGGAGGGGGATTTTAAAAGTAAGACTTATTTAAAGCACCTTTTCAGTCAAAACAATTGTGGCACAATACGGTTCAGACAGACTGAAATAAAGTACATCCCCCTGCAGTTTTTCAGACTCATTCTTGTTGACTTTGAAAATTGCCAGGAGTGGGAACAGACTGTCTGTCAAATCACTAAAATCAgatttcaaacatttctttccttGTTTGTAAAAGGCAGAGGTAAAGCGGAAGCCTGACAATTTTTTCTGTGATAACATTAGAGAGTAAACAGTACGTCGTCTTTCAACAAGTGAAAGCACATGTTGAAGTTTTGATTACATctgataaaatgatgaattcaATGTTTGTTTAGCTGTTTATATACTGTGTAACTTCAGCATTGCACTCAAATGTAATGttgtttaatttcttttaagGGTGAATCTgatctatatttttattgtgaGCAAAACCAATGAAATAACTATAAACGACAATGAATTGATCCCACTAACAAGtactgtctgctgtctgcacGACTAAAACCTGATATATCTTATTCCTCAGTGTCatagagctccactgttgtccaagaactatttaaaacacattgATGACATGTTTCATCATTACTATGAAGACTGGCACTgtaatgtattttctttctctgtgtggaaATTAAGAAATATCCACAAACTTagttgcttttattcatttgagGTTCGCCTGGCGCTCTTTTAGTCACGTCATTGTTTCGTTTCACCCTCTTCATCTACAATGGTTTAATGCCCCCTGACATGGTGAATTAGCCGCACCGACTGTCAATCTTGATGAACCAAGTGCGAATGTTCACATAACAGAAGTGGATGAAAATATGCATGGATTTGCAATAGTTAAATTTGGGTGGAAATAtggtgttattgttgtttttggtctttttgtggtatttgttgaaaataagaaaacaaagaataatGCCAGATGTGTCCTTTTAGCTTCACAAAAGGTGTCCAGGGTGTTTTGAAAGCTTGtgattttaaagctttattttctttctcctcattCTACTTTATGACCTCAAAGAAGAAATCCCTGAATTATTGTCTACAATTTGTTTTAGTAGTATAACAATATCTTATTTTACATAATGATGCACCTGAAAAAGTATTGTCTGGTATTGTAGCTTGAGAATTACAGAAAAGTAACGATAACATACAttatagaaagaaaaacactaaagtaccatgtaaaagtgtttttgttgtaattgTACAGGTGCGTGCTCTGTGGTTGAAGAGGTGATGCTTCAGGAGGCCTTCGACCTTCCCTCCACACAAATCCTGTCTCTGTACACTCTGGGCAGTTACCTAGCAACCAGACCACAACTCCCTGTGAGTGCAGCAATGGCAACAACGGGGGCTGTTATGAACTTGAATGATCCCAGAATTTTCTTATGCAGTACATTATACAAATACAACTCCTTAGCTTGGGCACTACTACTCTAATTTATGAATATGTAATGAATTACCAGTACTTTCATCTGTTCCTCACTGTGTTCAGGTGTTGGAGGAGCGGGCACTGGGTGCATCACTGCTCATCTGTGGACTGAGGCAAGACAACACTGTTGGCCTCAGCGCTCAGCTGCTTGGCAATGCTCTCCTAGGTTTGTATATGAGTTTCTCTTCCCCCCAcagtgttgtattttttttatttcacattagcTCACTATGATTGACTCATCTAGCGTTCTgtcattattctgttttttctcattcattctcctcctccctctccatccagGCAAGGTGGAAATGTTAAAGGGCATACATGCCGTGTTCAAAGGGATGCCTCTCTTCTGGGGTCGTGGATATCTGGGCCGAGCGCTGGCTGTCATGGAAAGAGTGGCTGCTGCGTCTGGTGATGTCAAGCTGTCCAGAGACACGGTAAGAATTGAGAAAGTCAAAGggatatttctgtgtgtgtgtgtgtgtgtggtcatcgTACACAGATCATCGGAAAGAAGCTTTTGCAGAAAAACTGGTTTCAAGTTCttgtttattatgttttattttgttcatcaCATGAACAAAACTTTGGTGAATATTGGATGTGCACTTGATGGCTTTATTCTGTACAGCTGGAACATCTAATACAATTCAATACAACTGTTCTTCCATAAATTCtacattttacaaatataatAATGCTCAGTTTTTATTGTCACTGTCAGGGAGGTTAATTCAACTATATGTTTATTATGATTTGCAGTCGCGTTGAAATGGACTGAatgtttttcctgctccattTACAAACATGAAGAGGAAGAATAGTAGAAACATAACATAGCACCATGAAAAAAGCTAGAAATGCTCTGACTGTGGCTCATATTGACATTATCAAGTGTATGGGGTATCATCAGTGTCATcattaatttaatcatttctgcttttttcttcaCAATGATTAAGTCACAGAGGGCTGGCAACTCAGTATTTAGCACCACAGCAATCCCTGGCAGCACGTTATCTTATGTAAAAATTATCCCAATGTTTCGCACACTATTTAGGGAAAAGGGAGCAGATTAATTCTCTGCATTAATATGTACCCTGAGTTGAGGTATTGGTATTACGACAATAAAAGTTGGATTGGTGCATCCCTTATTAACGTACAGCAACGGAAAACGTGAAACAAACGTAGTTTCGGAGTAGGTGAAAGgcatatttttctctttttgggGGAAATAAGCTAGAATTTCCTACTACTTCGACAGCAGACACACTTGACAGGCTCCTGATTCCGAGCACGCTGTGCCAGACAGCATTGCTCCCCACACTCATTTGGGCTTTTGTTATCGATCTTCTCTACTGACTGCGGGTTTGACGTCAAACAAACATTTCCCAAAGTGTTGCTACCGCTGCTGTAAGATTAATGTGGACTAGACTTTTTTCCAACCAGattctgtgtttaaaataaCAATGGTGCAAAGTCGAAAATATCGAGCATGATGGCTCTGAGTCACACAACAGTATTATTAACAACAGagcattatacacacacacacacaaacacagagtagAGACCGTTGTTACTTTCCAGGTGGGCCGTACGACACAGACAGTCTTCATCTTCGGAgatggaacacacacacgctgtcatattgctgttatttttacatatatgcacaaacacacagttgggTGTAGAGCCTCTAATCCGGCCTGTGCTGTCCAGTTCAATAGTTCAACTTTGTCCACATCTAATTAGATTTTGAGGAGCCTGGAGCACCGAGGATGTTTGTGAGAATCACTGCAACAGGAACTAAGTGGCCTGTGCCAGACAGCGGCACAGCAATAATGTAGACAGAGCAGATAACACAGTAGGACAGAGAGGAAATATTACATCTCAAATGAAGGTGCTGGTGACTGCTGCCTCAGGTCACAGTTAATCTTTCCTCTTCTTAAGATTAAGAGGTGAGTTGTCAAGTGAgtttttcagcctcttttatCACGACATGCCTGTTCTGATGTAGTTTCAATAAGAAACTACATCTTAAATAGTTGAATTTATTTAACTTTCACTCTAGTAATTCAATACAAAACATATAAAGTCCTTACAGGCAGTGACTGTTTTTTTCAGAACAGCTCTTTATGTTAATTCTGCAAACATTAAAAGGTCATCTTTATGCATacttaacatttattttcattattttccagCTAGAGTACATGAATGACTTGCTGCAGGAACTGTCGTCTACCTCAGACACCGACACATCTGGAGACGAGTCAGCAGGTGAAGAGGATAAGAAAGAAGACACCATAGAAGAAGATGCTCAGGCCGAGCAGGCTAAGCTACCTCAATATGCCAGCACATTTAAGgtgggtgtttgtttgtggtaacGGTCAGGGTGAGTCCGTAACATGTGATGCAGAAAAGAAATCAGCATACAAAGGGTTTTTCAATAGATTCTTTAAAATTGGATAAATCGTGTCACATCCAGGCTGGATGGGGCCCTTAATGTCTGAACTTCTCAAGGCAACAAGGATGGCTGACTGTGCCAACAGTTATAAGCAGTAGCACTTTTTTAAGGCCTTTTTTAAGCACTCATTTCTAAAATGAAATGCGCACACCCAGATTTCTTTGTTACAACATCAACAACTTAACGTTTTCATAGACTGATGAGAGATTACTGCTTTGGATGGTATTTCCCTCATTTATATGAAGTGATGAGGTCACTGTTAGGTGTTTCAATGTCTTTTTGTGTCCCTGCTTCTTCAGGAGCTGAGCAGCCAGCTGGAGTCTCAGGGTAAAGTGGAGTCGGCCTCCTTCCACACTTTAGTGACCGCTTTGGCCCAGCAGAACCTCGCCGCTGCCGAGAAACCCGACTTGGAGCAGTACGAGAGCCGGGTACAGGCTTGGGAGGCTGAGAGGAGGCAGctgatgcagagagagaaagaaatgagggAGAAGGCCGAGGAGGAGAAACGGGAGCGGTTAGCTGCCAGGGCTGCAGCCCAGCAGGCATAGAGACTCAAGATGAAGCTGAATCTGTCCATTGTTCATTAGAATTGTGTCCACTGTCAACATTGTCCACTTCTGCTCATCAGTAGATACTTTTATATATGACAATTATAATGTCCTTATGT comes from Pempheris klunzingeri isolate RE-2024b chromosome 7, fPemKlu1.hap1, whole genome shotgun sequence and encodes:
- the mrps27 gene encoding small ribosomal subunit protein mS27, with amino-acid sequence MAASVWKQCVTTAVKVKCLSPSVSARRWLLSAAYTDAKIWEAREKDPQNLAVLASVMDRTYDRKFPVSSLTVSRFVDNVSSREEVDQAEYYLYKFRHSPNCWYLRDWTVHSWIRQCIKYGAREKALHTLKNKVQYGIFPDDFTFNLLIDSYIKEGDFKSACSVVEEVMLQEAFDLPSTQILSLYTLGSYLATRPQLPVLEERALGASLLICGLRQDNTVGLSAQLLGNALLGKVEMLKGIHAVFKGMPLFWGRGYLGRALAVMERVAAASGDVKLSRDTLEYMNDLLQELSSTSDTDTSGDESAGEEDKKEDTIEEDAQAEQAKLPQYASTFKELSSQLESQGKVESASFHTLVTALAQQNLAAAEKPDLEQYESRVQAWEAERRQLMQREKEMREKAEEEKRERLAARAAAQQA